GTACGGCCGGGCGGCCATCGGGAACAGCACCTCGGTCAGGTGGCCGGGCAGCAGCCCGAGCAGGCTGGGACCGAGCGCGATCCCGGCGACGATCTCGCCGAGCACGGCGGGCTGCCGCAGTCGTTTCGCGAGCACGGCGAAGGCGAAAGCGGTGACGAGCAGCAGCCCGAGATCGGCCAGGACGATGCCGGCGACCGCTTCACCGCCGGTGTGCGCGCCGGCTTGGAAGTGTGGAGTCACGGAATACGACCACCTTCGGGGGAAGCCGTCTTCGGCGTCACTGCGGCCGGGACATCACTCCCGGTCGTACCGGACGCCGAGCAGGACGGCGAGGATCACGACGCAGCCACCGGCGATGCCGTTGACGGCGGGGACTTCGCCCAGGACGAGCCAGGTCCACACCGGAGTCATGGGCGCGTCGAGGACGTCGATCAGCGCCGCGTCCCTGGAGGGCACCCGGCCGGAGCCGACGACCAGGAAGACGCGGCCCAGACCGAGGGTGACGATCCCGAACAGGGCGGCGATGGCGAACCCCTTCGGGTCGAACAGGTCGCTGGTCAGGAACGGGGCCGCGAGCAGGCTGGAGAGCAGGCAGGCCAGCGCGGACGCGGCGAGCATGGGCGTGTCGCGGTGCTGCCGGGAGATCAGGATGACCCCGGCCACGCACACCGTCATCACGAACGCCAGCGCCATGCCGATGAGGTCGCCGCCGGTCAGCCCGCCGCCGGCCATCACCGCCACGCCGACGACCACCCCGGCGCCGGAGACCCAGAACACCGGCGACGGCCGCCGCCGGAAGAAGAGCAGCTGGGCCAGGCCGACGACGATCGGGATGGTGGCGTAGATGACCGACACGTTGACCACGCCGCCGAGCCGGTAGGCGCCGACGAGGCTGGTCATCCCGATGGTGAACAGCCCCGCCACGGTCAGCGCCGGCCAGCGGAAGTTGGCCCGGTCGGTCATCCGCTGCTTGGTGAACACCCTGGCCACCACCCAGATCGCCAGCGCGCCGAACACCCCGCGCAGGAACAGCACGTCGCCCAGCGGCTGCGTGGTCGCCCGGGTGAACAGCCCGATCGTGCTGAACGACGTCGCCGAGCCCAGCATCAGCAGGGTCCCGACCACCCGTTCCCGCCGCGCGTGCGCGGCGTCCGTCTTGTCCCGCACCACCGGTTCCACGTCTGACCTCTCGTCGTCCACCGGACCAACCTACGCCGTCCCCGGCCGTCCCGGCCGCCTGAACCGTCCATTGTGGACTTGCGGCCGGGACGGCCGCGTGGTCAGAAGACCTGGGTCCCGCCCACGCTGTTGAGCTGCTCCGGCGCGAAGAAGGTGTGCTTCTCGAACACGGTGTCGAAGTCGCCGCGCGCGAGCGTGTCGTCGGGCAGCTTTTCGGTCGGGCGGTACGCGCGGTGCGGGGCCTTCGCCGGGTCCACCGGCTCGTTCGACCGGGCGTTGTAGACACAATGCATCAGTGTGCGCGGCTGATCGGTGGTGTTGGGCAGCGACCCGTGGAGCATGTTGGCGTGGAAGAAAACCGCGTCGCCCGCCTGCATCTCGCACGGGACGACCTCCAGCCGGTCCAGGATCTCCGCCGTCCGCACCGGGTCGGCCACGTGCGCGCCGCCGACGTCGACCATGTCGATCCGGCCGAGCTTGTGCGAGCCCTTGACCACCTTCAGGCAGCCGTTCTCGAGGGTGTTGGCGTCGAGCGCGATCGAGCAGGTCACCGTGTCGGGGTAGACGCAGTCGTCGTACCAGTAGGCGTAGCCCTGGTGCCAGTCGACCGCCCCGGGGATGTCGTTGCTCTTGCGGACGAGCTTGATGTGCCAGAAGTAGCTCTCTTCGCCCAGCAGGAGTGAAGTGTTGTCGACCATCCGGGCCAGCCGCGGCAGCTTGCCGGCGTAGGTGTCGTTCTGCTCGCACCAGATGGTGACCTTCCACAGTTTCCCGTCGAGGTCGGGGATGCTGGACTGCGAGCCGCGGATGTCCGGGTGACTGTCGAGTTCGTTCTGCAGGGGGCGCAGCTCTTCGGGGGAGAAGAGCCCGCGCTTCACGACGTAGCCGTCCTCGTGGAACTGCGCGGCCTCCTCGGCGGTGAGCAACCGGTCGGTGGTGACCGCCGGAGTGGCGATGGATGTCATCTTCTGTCTCCTTCGGTTCTTCTCACTGGATGAGTTCGGCGAGCCGGGTCGCGTGCGGTGACCGCAGCATCGAGAAGTGGTCACCGGGAATCCGGACTAGGTCAACGGAGGTACCTCCCAACTTTTCCCGGGCCTCGGCGGCGAGTTCGGCCGCCCGGGCGGCCGGAAGACCGACGCCGGTGGCGGTCTCCGGCACGGCGATGACGACGGGGCAGCCGAGGTCCTCGACGACCTGGGGCGAGCGGGCGATCTCGCAGTTGGCGAGGTAGGTCTCGTACGCGCTCGCGCGGCTTTCCCCGGACAGGCGCCCGGCGCCGCCGCCCAGGTCCAGCAGGGTCGTGAACTCGGCTTCGCCCGAGGTGTCGGCGGCGGGGCCGCCGACGGGCTCGCCGTCGACGAGCACGAGCCGCCGCAGGGTGCGCCCGCGGCGCCGGAGCTCGACGGCGAGCGAATAGGCGACCATGGCGCCGAACGAGTGCCCGACGAGGGTCAGATCGCCTTCCGGCTGGGCCCGCTCGACCTGGCCGGCGAGGTCGAGGGCCACTTCGACCACGTCGGTCCGGCCCGCTTCGCCCGCCGCGCGGGTCGGCGACGCGAGTGTGACGAGCCCGCCCGGCAGCGCGCTTTCCAGGTCGGGTGCGCCGTCGAGCCGCCCGAAGATGCCGGCGACGTAGAACACCGTGCCGGTGCCCGTGGCCGCCGGGGTGGCGCGCGGACCGAGCGCTTCGGCGGCTTCGGCCAGCGTCGGTGCGTCGGACAGGTCGTTCAGCGGCACCCGCAGGCCGCTCTCGCGCTCGATGGCCGCGCGGACCTCGATGAGGTCGAGGGAGTCGACGCCGTTGTCGGCCAGCGACCGGTCCGCTGCCAGCTCGCCGGCCGCCACCCCGAGCACGGAGGCCACCGCCCAGCGCACGACGTCGTCGCCGGGGCCGGGCCGGCCGGGCGCGATGGCCTCGGCCGGCCGCGGCGCGGCGTCCGGTGCCGGCACGTCGTCGGGCCGGGCCGGGAGCATCGCGGTGCGGAACGGGTGCCGGCGCAGCGCCGGCGCGCCCAGGTCGGCGGCGATGGCGACCCCGCCGGTCCGGCAGGCCCGGTCCAGCTCGGGCAGGAGCACCGCCGGGGGCGCCGGCCGCTCGCCCGCCCGGCGCAGGTCGTCGTTCAGCCCGAGCCGCGCGGTGATGCCCACGCCGTCCCACGGGCCCCACTGCACCGACGAGACACCCGGGCCGGCGGCCAGGCCGTCCAGGTAGGCGCACGCCATGCCGTGCGCGGCCTGGCCGGCGTTGCCGAGCAGCACACTGGTCGAGCTGAACAGCACGAGCCGGGCACCGGTGCCGGCGAAGGCCTCGCGGATGTGGTGGCTGCCGCGGACCTTCGGGCGCAGCACGGCCGCGAGGTCGTCGTCGCCGACGCCGTCGATCGTGCCGTCGCGCAGGACCGCCGCGAGGTTGAGGACCAGGGGCTTCGCCGAGCCGGTCCGCACCCGCTCGGCCACCGCGCGGACGTCGTCGAAGTCGCCGACGTCGGCGGTCAGGCAAGCCACGTCGGCGCCGGAGTCCGCGAGCCGGGCGGCGAACCGGCCGGTCGCCTCGTCGGGCGCGGACCGGCTCACCAGCCACACCCGCCGGACACCGTGCCGGGTGACGAACCAGTCCGTGACGGCGTGGGCGAGGTCGCTCCGGGCCCCGAACACCACCAGAGCGTCGTGGTCCGGCGGCTCGTCCGCCGCAGCAGGCGGGACGGCTTCGACCGCGGGCAGCAGCAGCCTGCCTCCGGAGATCCTGGCGTTGACGTGGGACGCGCGGTGCGTCAGCAGCGTCCGCACCTGCCGGGCCGTCTCCTCGGCGGGCACAGGGCCGTCCACGGCCAGGGACACCGTCCGGACGCGGCGGTCCTCCGACGCCGCGATCCGGGCCAGTGCCGCGGCCATCGAGCCCGCGGGTGTCAGGTCGCCGGCCCCGTCCGGCGTGGCGAGCACGAGGGTGGCCAGGCCGGGGACCTCTTCGGCCCGCCGGACCGCCTGGAGCAGCGCGGCGGCGTACCACTCGGCCGTGTCGGCGTCCAGGTCGCCGAGCCCGAACCGCAGCACGACCGTCGCCGCGTCGTCCGCGTGGGACAGCCGGTCGGCGACGTCCACCCCGGGCGCCACGTCCACGACGGCCGGCTCGGACTGTCCGGCGGCCAGGGGATTGGCGCAGACGAACAGCCCTTCGTCCGCCGCGACGTCCTCCATGGACAGTCCGCCGCAGGCGCGCAGCAGGTCGACCCGCGCGAACCGGTCGCGCAGCACGGCGTCCCAGCGTTCCCCGGTGAGCAGCGGGTGGTCCGTCCGGATGTCGTCGTCGAACGACCACCAGCTGTCGAGCAGCCCGAAGGTCAGGTCGACCCAGGCCAGCGCCTTGAGGTCTTCGACGAGCAGGAGCGTCCCGTGCGGCGCGAGCCGCCCGGCGAGCCGGTCCAGGGTGCGTCCGACGTCCCGGGTGGCGTGGATGACGTCCACCGCCACCACGACGTCGTAGCCGTCGCCCAGCGCGGCGACCGACTCGTCCGAGTCGAGGTCGGCGGTCGCCGTGCGGAACCCGGGCCGGTGCCCGAACCGCTCGCCGGCGAGCCGGGTCAGCCCTTCGCTGAGGTCGGTGAAGGTGTAGTCGGCTGACGCGCCGAGCTCGTCCAGCGCGGCGAGGACGCCTTCGGTGGAGGCACCGGTCCCGCCACCCACCTCGAGGACCTTCAGCGGCCGGGGTGACTGGGCGGACGCCAGGGAGGCGAGCACGCCCGCCAGCGCGGTGTTGAGCCGGTTCAGCAGGAACGACCGCTGGTAGTACGTCCGCAGCAGGTCCGGGCCGGATCCGCCGAACAGGATGTTTTCGCCGTCGAGCGAGCCGTCGAAGAACCGGGGCAGCAGGCCGGCGCAGTTGCGCACGATGGACCATTCGGCGTCCACGGCTTCGGTCGCGCCGGTCTTCTCGACTTCCGCCGCCGGCCGGTCGAGCAGCCGCTCGAACGCCTTCAGCCGCCGGGCCGCGACCGTGGTGTCCCCGCCCGCGCGGGTCAGGTAGTCCCGCCCGCCCGCCGTGTCGAGCACGCGCACGGCGTGGTTTTCCAGCTCCCGGATCCGTTCCTGGTACCGCACGACTTCCTCGTCCGGCGCGGACAGCGCCGTGCGGGTCTCGTCGAGTGCCGCGGCGACCGCGTCCGGCAGTTCGCCGCCGACGGGCACGTGGGCGCGCCAGCCGAGCCGGTAAGCCACTTCGCCGTCCGGCCGCACGGTCTGGAAGCGGACGCCGTCGAGCTCGGCGAGCACGTCCCCGGTTTCGCCCGTCAACGTGCCGGCCGCCGTCGTCCGTCCTTTCGCGACAGTCACGCGGGTCGCCGGGTCCGGGACCGCGCGCAGCCGGGCCCAGGCGACGTGGGCGGGCATCCGGATGTCGGCGTCCCCGCCGCCGTCGAGCACGTCCGCGAGCTGGAGCACGCCGTCGACGGCGGCCACCTCGCCGGCGCCGATCCCGAGCCGGGTGTGCGGGCCGCCCGGCCCGGCCGGCCGCCAGGCCGCCGACGCCGCCGTTTCGCCGACGGTGATCTCCGCGAGGCCGTGGTAGGCGGGGCCGTAGGAGAGGCCTTGCCGCTCGAACCGCCGGTAGAACCCTTCGGGGTCCGCCGGTTCGCCGGGCTCGTCCGGCGTCTCGACCGTGCGGGTCTCGTCGGTGAGCAGGGCGGCGGCGTTGCGCGTCCAGTCCTGGCCGGGGCGTCGCGTCCAGAGGACGCACTCGGCGGGCGAGCGCGAGTCCACCGAAACCCGGGCCTCGACGACCTCGGTCTCCGTCTCGAAGGTGACGGGCCGCTCGAACGAGACGTCCGCCAGCAGGACGTCCGTCGCTTCCGGACGGACACTCCGGCCGATCTTCGCGAAGAGGCGCAGGATGCCCGCGGCCGGAACGACCCAGCGGGCGCCGACCCGGTGTCCGCGGATCCAGTCCTCTTCGGACGGTGAAAGGGTGAACGGCACGTCGGCGGACAACGTCTCCGCGAGCGGTCCGCGACGCGCGACGGGGCCCTGCGGCCGGATTTCCTCACGGTCGAAGGGGTAGGACGGCAACGGGATCAGTCCGCCGGCCGGCACACGGTCGAGCGCGCCCCAGTCGAGCGGGCGGCCGGCCCGGTACCGGGCCGCGGCGAGCTTCCCGAGGTAGCCGGGGACGGACTTCTTCAGCTCGGCCACCTGCTCCGGCGCCGTCCCGGCGGCTGCCGCGGCGCGCACCAGCCGCGAGAGCGTCGAGGAGAACCCGATCTCGACGACGAGCGGCGGGTGCTCCGAGCGGCGGAGGATGGTCCCGGCGGCGGCGTGGAAGTCGACCGGGGAGGTCAGCTGGGTCGTCCAGTACCGCAGGTCGGGCGGCTGGGGTGCGGTGGCGTACGCCGCGTTCGAGCCGACGAACGCCACCGCGGGTGAGCGGGCTTCGAGCGGGGGCACGGCGCGGCCGAGCCGGTCGGCGGCCTCGGCCATCAGGCGGCTGTGGAACGGCTTGCCGACGGGCAGCGGCGTCAGGTGGATGTCCGCCGCCGCCGCGGCCCGGCGCAGGGCGGCCAGCTGCGACTCGTCGCCGGCCAGGACGACCTGCGCCGGCCCGTTGACCGCCGCGACGTCGAGATCCAGCTCCGCCGCCAGCTCCCGGGCGCGGTCCGGGGTGCAGCGGGCCTGGGCCATGAACCCGCCGGACGCGGAGTCCATCAGCACGCAGCGGGCCGCGACCAGCGCGACCGCGTCCGGCTCGGTCAGCAGGTCCGCGCACACGGCGGCGGTGATCTCGCCGAGGCTGTGCCCGGTGACGACGTCGGGGGCGCAGCCGAACGACCGCAGCAGGCCGGCCAGGGCCAGCTGGAAGGAGAACTGCAGGACCTGTTCCCGGATCGTGCAGGGGTCGCCGCAGGCGCCGCCGGCGGGATCCACCGGCCGCGCCGGGTCGCCGGCGCGCCTGCCGACGTGCCGGTCGAACACGTCCGGCCCGAGCCGCTCGGCGAACGCGTCGAGCAGGGCCGGGAACCGCGTCGCGAACACCGGCCAGCCGCCGAGCTCGGCGACGACGTCCCAGGAGAATCCGCTGCCCTGTCCCGGGAACGCCCACACGGTCTCGCCCGCCACGCTCGCGGCCGGGACTTCGCACACCCGCGGCGTCCCGTCGCCGTGGACGAGCACGCCCCGGTGCTCGGCGAAGTGCCGGCGTCCCTCGGTGAGCGTGCGGACGACGCCCGCGGCGGGCAGCTGCCCGGCTTCGTGGCCGAGCCGCTCACCCAGCCGCCGCGCCAGTTCGTCGAAGGAATCCCGGCTCCGGCCGCTGACCGGCAGGTACAGCGGTCCGGTCCGGTCATCGAGGGTCTCCGCCGCCGCGGTGTCCCGGACCGGCGCGGGGGAGCGGACGACGACGTGGCAGTTCGCGCCACCCATGCCGAACGAGCTGACGCCACCGCGGACGGGCCGGTCGTCGGGCAGCTTGTGGCTTTCGCCCGTCACCGTGAACCGGCCGGAGCCCGCCAGGTCCGGGTGCAGCCCGGAAAAGCCGTAGGTGCCGGGGAAGAGCCGGTACCGCACGGCCAGGCACGCCTTGATGAACCCGGCGACGCCCGCCGCCTCGTCGAGGTGGCCGACGTGGCCCTTGACCGACCCGACCAGGCACGGCGCCTCGCCGGGACCGCTGAGCCGCGACGCCAGGAGGCCGTTCCACTCGATGACGTCCCCGATCGCGGTGCCCGTCCCGTGCGCCTCGACGAAGTCGACGGCCGGGTCCGAGGTGCCGAGCGCGGTGTCGATGAGCCGGGTCTGCGACTCGGGGTTGGGTGCGCTGAAACTGCCCTTGACCGAGCCGTCGTGGTTGGTGGCACTGCCGGCGATCTCGGCGTACACCGTGTTCTCGCCGGTACGGGCGTCGGTGGCGCGTTTGAGGACGACGACCCCCGCGCCGTTGCCGAAGACGGTCCCGTCCGCGTCCTTGTCGAAGGGGCGGCACACGCCGTGGCGGCTGCGGACCGAGCCGTCGACGTACTCGTACCCCTCCGGCTGCGGATAGATGATCGACACGCCGCCCGCCAGCGCGAGGTCACACTCCCCGGCCAGCAGCGCCCGGCGGGCGACGTGCACGGCAGTGAGCGACGTCGCGCAGGCGGCCTGCACGACGACGCTGGGCCCGGTCAGGCCGAGCCGGTAGGACACGGTCGAGGTGAGGTAGTTGCGGTCGGTGCCGAGCCGCTCCGGCAGCGTGTTGTGCTCCAGGAACGGGGTTTCGTCGCCGGCCAGCCGCCTCGGCTCGACCTCGTTGAGCAGGTAGGTGCTCAGCCCGGCGCCCGCGAAGACGCCGACGTGCTTGCCTTCGAGCCCCTCCACTTCGCCCGCGTCCTCCAGCGCGGTCCAGCAGAGCTCGAGGAACACCCGCAGCTGCGGGTCCATCCGGCGGGCCTCGGCCGGGCTGATCCCGAAGAACCGGCGGTCGAACCGGTCCACGTCGGCCAGGTGCCCTTGCGCCCGGACGAACGTTCCGTCCGGCTCCGGCGCCGCCACCGCGGACGTCCCGTCGAGCAGGTTCCGCCAGAAGGTGGCGGCGTCCGGCGCTCCGGGGAACCGGGCCGCCAGCCCGACGACGGCGACGTCGTCTTCGCTGTCCGGTGCGCGCCGGACGACGGTGTTACCGCTGCGGGTCGGCCCGTCCAGCGCCCGCTGCAGGTCCCCGATGACCGGGTGGCGGAAGAAGTCGGCGACCGACAGGCCGGGGTGGTCCCGGCCGAGGCGGGCCGCCAGCGACATCAGGCTGATCGAGTCCAGCCCGGCGTCGAGGAACCGCGATTCCGCGGTCACGTCGGGGTTTCCGGTCAGCTCGCGCACGGCGGCCAGCACGGCCGAACCGGTCGTGTCTCCGCCGCCGGCGGGCGTACCGTCCGCCGGGGCCGCGCCGAGCCGCTTGGCCAGCTTCGTGATCTCGCGCAGGTCGGGCTTGAAGTTCGCCAGCCGGGGGAGCGAGGGCACGAAGAACAGCTCGAACTCGTAGCCGTCGCCGAGGGTTCCGGCGACCCGGTCCCGGATCGGGCCGGGGTCGAGTTCGGCGCTGGGGTCCTGTTTCGTGGCGAGGACGGCGATCTTCGCCGAGCCGGCGGCCAGCGGGTAGTGCACGGCGACGGCGTCGGCCACTCCGGCGGCGGCGGACGTCTCCGCTTCGAGTGCCTCGAGGTTCACGCGAAAGCCACGCTGCTTGATCACCCGGCTGTCGCGGCCGAGGATGTGCAGCCGGCCGTCCCGGTCGGTGTAGCCGACGTCGCCGGTGACGATTTCGCGCGAGCCGAGCCGGACCACCACCGCGCCGCTGAGCGTCGCGGGCAGGTCCGTGTCGTGCCCGCCGACCACCCGGACCCGGACGCCGTCGACGGGCAGGCCGACCGGCGGCCGGTCCGGCCAGTCCTCCGGCGGCCCGGTCAGCTGGTGGCTGGTG
This window of the Amycolatopsis balhimycina FH 1894 genome carries:
- a CDS encoding type I polyketide synthase codes for the protein MNRETALTRSQLRMWFMQAMNPRRTDLTIACAARLTAPIGVEELQRRLLPVVEANPLLSATVDAAGEPVWRSLPPHDAVRDAVRPGLRAANDGQLRSLYAEFTGQAWDLGRELPWSVCLVTTPEATYLCCRFHHLVCDGDRSLELFLAGLDDGGQPAAAPELGELLAEPPLPPDAAAEVTRLTSAITKAGNLRRRVVEPESGGHRWSGTLEPDPHGEPDAVTLLKRLRTATAPLVPDEQLLVAIPFDGCTPGQDRRIGYFGNPGIAVLGSDDGPDDESGDGPDGGTARPWADGEYERAQALSGVPFQLVMADEGFRKVADPDHPFDVLLVPRTLFTLRGDLVGAVSEPAVSRTPYALVVNHWRDRDGRLRVALESTVVGPEVLAHLGAQLLGTPGEPAAEAPAARPDDTDVLARFAAVAGARPDAVAIDVPGTGTVSYGQLWSHASALAHFLGRRLPPGHRVVAVTGAKHPAEIACVLGVHLAGATVLRLDRGRAAARRALSGVDGVGAVIRLPGEALQSVRRREDEELIEGPFGAYRVVVGAHGTAPEPEPEAPLYITLTSGTTGQPKPIPFPRAEFNALIAWHLRTFPAPRRMLQFSKLSFDIAYHVIYATLCGGGTLVAGDEGAREDPRRLLELLGSAAVEKVYLPTVLLRPVAESALAAGLPTPELKEVFVAGGALQITPEIRAWFGRTRARLVNLYGMSETQDVTSHQLTGPPEDWPDRPPVGLPVDGVRVRVVGGHDTDLPATLSGAVVVRLGSREIVTGDVGYTDRDGRLHILGRDSRVIKQRGFRVNLEALEAETSAAAGVADAVAVHYPLAAGSAKIAVLATKQDPSAELDPGPIRDRVAGTLGDGYEFELFFVPSLPRLANFKPDLREITKLAKRLGAAPADGTPAGGGDTTGSAVLAAVRELTGNPDVTAESRFLDAGLDSISLMSLAARLGRDHPGLSVADFFRHPVIGDLQRALDGPTRSGNTVVRRAPDSEDDVAVVGLAARFPGAPDAATFWRNLLDGTSAVAAPEPDGTFVRAQGHLADVDRFDRRFFGISPAEARRMDPQLRVFLELCWTALEDAGEVEGLEGKHVGVFAGAGLSTYLLNEVEPRRLAGDETPFLEHNTLPERLGTDRNYLTSTVSYRLGLTGPSVVVQAACATSLTAVHVARRALLAGECDLALAGGVSIIYPQPEGYEYVDGSVRSRHGVCRPFDKDADGTVFGNGAGVVVLKRATDARTGENTVYAEIAGSATNHDGSVKGSFSAPNPESQTRLIDTALGTSDPAVDFVEAHGTGTAIGDVIEWNGLLASRLSGPGEAPCLVGSVKGHVGHLDEAAGVAGFIKACLAVRYRLFPGTYGFSGLHPDLAGSGRFTVTGESHKLPDDRPVRGGVSSFGMGGANCHVVVRSPAPVRDTAAAETLDDRTGPLYLPVSGRSRDSFDELARRLGERLGHEAGQLPAAGVVRTLTEGRRHFAEHRGVLVHGDGTPRVCEVPAASVAGETVWAFPGQGSGFSWDVVAELGGWPVFATRFPALLDAFAERLGPDVFDRHVGRRAGDPARPVDPAGGACGDPCTIREQVLQFSFQLALAGLLRSFGCAPDVVTGHSLGEITAAVCADLLTEPDAVALVAARCVLMDSASGGFMAQARCTPDRARELAAELDLDVAAVNGPAQVVLAGDESQLAALRRAAAAADIHLTPLPVGKPFHSRLMAEAADRLGRAVPPLEARSPAVAFVGSNAAYATAPQPPDLRYWTTQLTSPVDFHAAAGTILRRSEHPPLVVEIGFSSTLSRLVRAAAAAGTAPEQVAELKKSVPGYLGKLAAARYRAGRPLDWGALDRVPAGGLIPLPSYPFDREEIRPQGPVARRGPLAETLSADVPFTLSPSEEDWIRGHRVGARWVVPAAGILRLFAKIGRSVRPEATDVLLADVSFERPVTFETETEVVEARVSVDSRSPAECVLWTRRPGQDWTRNAAALLTDETRTVETPDEPGEPADPEGFYRRFERQGLSYGPAYHGLAEITVGETAASAAWRPAGPGGPHTRLGIGAGEVAAVDGVLQLADVLDGGGDADIRMPAHVAWARLRAVPDPATRVTVAKGRTTAAGTLTGETGDVLAELDGVRFQTVRPDGEVAYRLGWRAHVPVGGELPDAVAAALDETRTALSAPDEEVVRYQERIRELENHAVRVLDTAGGRDYLTRAGGDTTVAARRLKAFERLLDRPAAEVEKTGATEAVDAEWSIVRNCAGLLPRFFDGSLDGENILFGGSGPDLLRTYYQRSFLLNRLNTALAGVLASLASAQSPRPLKVLEVGGGTGASTEGVLAALDELGASADYTFTDLSEGLTRLAGERFGHRPGFRTATADLDSDESVAALGDGYDVVVAVDVIHATRDVGRTLDRLAGRLAPHGTLLLVEDLKALAWVDLTFGLLDSWWSFDDDIRTDHPLLTGERWDAVLRDRFARVDLLRACGGLSMEDVAADEGLFVCANPLAAGQSEPAVVDVAPGVDVADRLSHADDAATVVLRFGLGDLDADTAEWYAAALLQAVRRAEEVPGLATLVLATPDGAGDLTPAGSMAAALARIAASEDRRVRTVSLAVDGPVPAEETARQVRTLLTHRASHVNARISGGRLLLPAVEAVPPAAADEPPDHDALVVFGARSDLAHAVTDWFVTRHGVRRVWLVSRSAPDEATGRFAARLADSGADVACLTADVGDFDDVRAVAERVRTGSAKPLVLNLAAVLRDGTIDGVGDDDLAAVLRPKVRGSHHIREAFAGTGARLVLFSSTSVLLGNAGQAAHGMACAYLDGLAAGPGVSSVQWGPWDGVGITARLGLNDDLRRAGERPAPPAVLLPELDRACRTGGVAIAADLGAPALRRHPFRTAMLPARPDDVPAPDAAPRPAEAIAPGRPGPGDDVVRWAVASVLGVAAGELAADRSLADNGVDSLDLIEVRAAIERESGLRVPLNDLSDAPTLAEAAEALGPRATPAATGTGTVFYVAGIFGRLDGAPDLESALPGGLVTLASPTRAAGEAGRTDVVEVALDLAGQVERAQPEGDLTLVGHSFGAMVAYSLAVELRRRGRTLRRLVLVDGEPVGGPAADTSGEAEFTTLLDLGGGAGRLSGESRASAYETYLANCEIARSPQVVEDLGCPVVIAVPETATGVGLPAARAAELAAEAREKLGGTSVDLVRIPGDHFSMLRSPHATRLAELIQ
- a CDS encoding DMT family transporter — its product is MDDERSDVEPVVRDKTDAAHARRERVVGTLLMLGSATSFSTIGLFTRATTQPLGDVLFLRGVFGALAIWVVARVFTKQRMTDRANFRWPALTVAGLFTIGMTSLVGAYRLGGVVNVSVIYATIPIVVGLAQLLFFRRRPSPVFWVSGAGVVVGVAVMAGGGLTGGDLIGMALAFVMTVCVAGVILISRQHRDTPMLAASALACLLSSLLAAPFLTSDLFDPKGFAIAALFGIVTLGLGRVFLVVGSGRVPSRDAALIDVLDAPMTPVWTWLVLGEVPAVNGIAGGCVVILAVLLGVRYDRE
- a CDS encoding phytanoyl-CoA dioxygenase family protein, with the translated sequence MTSIATPAVTTDRLLTAEEAAQFHEDGYVVKRGLFSPEELRPLQNELDSHPDIRGSQSSIPDLDGKLWKVTIWCEQNDTYAGKLPRLARMVDNTSLLLGEESYFWHIKLVRKSNDIPGAVDWHQGYAYWYDDCVYPDTVTCSIALDANTLENGCLKVVKGSHKLGRIDMVDVGGAHVADPVRTAEILDRLEVVPCEMQAGDAVFFHANMLHGSLPNTTDQPRTLMHCVYNARSNEPVDPAKAPHRAYRPTEKLPDDTLARGDFDTVFEKHTFFAPEQLNSVGGTQVF